In a single window of the uncultured Dysgonomonas sp. genome:
- a CDS encoding SusC/RagA family TonB-linked outer membrane protein: MGKYTYLKKQSEVCGKAIPKSFFSFFLLFALITFSSGIFAQNRTVQGTVSDANTGEALIGVSVVVKGTTVGTVTDIDGKFTLPAAANSTLVISYVGYIKQEVNVENQTSFLIKLEEDSKMLDEVVVIGYGTMRKKDLTGSIVQVRPDRLANENPKTVQDILRGTPGLSVGYSADAKGGGSMQIRGQRSVTTGGGHNDPLIILDGMMFYGELSEINPDDIGQIDVLKDASAASVYGARAASGVIIITTKKGQMGKPVVNVSANFGVTTKSDYRKVFSPDGYMQYREDWYKTGTYGVNSETGNYEAYQTGTTKGKYGYYDNPKNLAQYGVSLDTWRGYTTNATGESDASIYGRRLNLSDIVLQNYIDGNTFDWYDHTFRTGINQDYNASVSGASERMNYYMSLGYLKNEGAVVGNEYQSVRANLKLTGTVTKWLEISANVNFQDRSDGDIQPGLGHNYWDANQVRLSPYASYRDSDGNLVYRPMGASQNYGWNYDYNRQYMELEKGYQVLNSIFTAKVKLPFNITYSFNGAPRYQYFFDRYFESSQHPDWVSTGGLVNREQAKRFDWSINNTINWDYTFAQKHKVNLTLVQEAEEQRYWKDRIEARNILPSDALGFHNTKDGDKTKSSYSSEDTHYTADALLARLFYSYDDKYMLTTSVRRDGYSAFGQNYPHATFPSVALAWSFVNEDFFKWKPMSTGKLRASWGKNGNRQLENPYISIANLVTDKKQGYLDASGNLVNMNYLRIDRMANPNLQWEKTEAWNFGLDYGFLNDRISGNLEYYTMTTHDMIMTQRLPGFTGFTGIGTNLGEVQNRGVEFAVNSLNMKNDNFEWRTTFGFSYNKNEIKHLYYQYEDVLDASGKVVGTKEMDDKTNGWFIGQAIGTIWDYKVTGIWQANEVEEAARYGQKPGDPKVENSYTADDKVNADGSITPVYNDNDKQFLGKTSPPIHWSIRNDFTLWKNLSLSFSIYSYMGHKSLETYYLNQDNAGSLITNGLNTYAKEYWTIDNPTNKYGRLNAQGPTGAVTAGRLHDRSFIRLENISVGYTLPKAWLQRFDVQNVKIFGSVRNVAVWKKDWEYGDPETGANNNGGLASRIYSLGLNLTF, from the coding sequence ATGGGAAAATATACTTATTTAAAAAAGCAAAGTGAGGTATGCGGAAAGGCAATACCAAAATCTTTCTTCTCATTTTTCTTGTTGTTTGCATTAATAACCTTTTCATCCGGAATATTTGCTCAAAATAGAACGGTGCAAGGTACAGTATCTGATGCAAATACAGGTGAAGCCCTTATCGGCGTATCTGTCGTGGTCAAAGGCACGACTGTAGGTACTGTAACCGATATCGACGGGAAATTTACACTGCCGGCTGCGGCTAATTCTACACTTGTAATATCTTATGTAGGGTATATCAAACAGGAAGTAAATGTTGAAAATCAAACGAGTTTTCTAATAAAGCTGGAAGAAGATTCCAAGATGTTGGATGAGGTCGTAGTTATCGGTTACGGGACAATGCGAAAGAAAGACCTGACAGGTTCTATCGTACAGGTTCGTCCTGACAGACTGGCGAACGAAAATCCAAAGACAGTTCAGGACATTCTTCGTGGAACCCCAGGTCTGTCAGTCGGCTATAGTGCCGATGCCAAAGGTGGAGGTTCTATGCAGATACGTGGTCAGCGTTCGGTAACTACCGGAGGTGGGCACAATGACCCATTGATTATCCTCGACGGAATGATGTTCTATGGTGAATTATCGGAAATCAACCCAGATGATATAGGACAGATCGATGTATTGAAAGATGCTTCGGCGGCTTCCGTATATGGAGCAAGAGCTGCAAGTGGAGTTATTATCATCACTACCAAAAAAGGGCAGATGGGTAAGCCTGTAGTAAACGTAAGTGCAAACTTCGGTGTTACTACCAAGAGCGATTACCGTAAGGTGTTTAGTCCTGATGGTTATATGCAATACCGGGAAGACTGGTACAAAACCGGTACTTATGGCGTAAATTCCGAAACGGGTAACTATGAAGCTTATCAGACAGGTACTACTAAAGGAAAATATGGATATTATGATAATCCTAAAAATTTAGCCCAATATGGTGTTTCGCTCGATACCTGGCGCGGATATACGACCAATGCAACGGGTGAATCCGATGCCAGTATATACGGCAGGCGCTTAAACTTGAGTGATATTGTGCTTCAGAACTATATCGATGGAAATACCTTCGACTGGTACGACCATACTTTCCGTACGGGTATCAATCAGGATTATAATGCGAGCGTGTCGGGAGCCAGTGAACGGATGAATTATTATATGTCTCTTGGTTACCTTAAAAATGAAGGAGCTGTTGTTGGTAATGAGTATCAATCTGTCCGCGCCAATCTGAAGCTTACAGGAACAGTAACCAAATGGCTGGAAATAAGCGCGAATGTAAATTTCCAGGATCGTAGCGATGGCGATATTCAGCCGGGACTAGGTCATAATTACTGGGATGCCAATCAGGTGCGTCTTAGCCCATACGCATCTTACCGCGACAGTGATGGCAACTTAGTGTATCGCCCTATGGGAGCGAGTCAGAATTATGGATGGAACTATGACTACAACCGTCAGTATATGGAGTTGGAAAAAGGCTATCAGGTATTGAACAGTATTTTTACTGCAAAAGTGAAATTACCTTTCAATATTACTTATTCCTTTAATGGTGCACCTCGTTATCAGTATTTCTTCGATCGCTACTTCGAGTCTTCTCAACATCCTGATTGGGTAAGTACCGGTGGTCTGGTAAATCGTGAGCAGGCAAAACGCTTCGACTGGTCTATTAACAATACAATCAATTGGGACTACACTTTTGCTCAAAAACATAAAGTAAATCTTACTCTGGTTCAGGAAGCTGAAGAACAAAGATATTGGAAAGACAGAATAGAAGCACGCAATATTTTACCATCAGATGCATTGGGCTTCCATAATACAAAGGACGGTGATAAAACAAAAAGTTCTTATTCGTCAGAAGATACGCATTATACGGCAGATGCTCTCTTAGCTCGTTTATTCTATTCGTATGATGACAAGTATATGCTAACAACTTCGGTTCGCCGCGATGGATACTCTGCATTCGGACAGAATTATCCTCATGCCACTTTCCCTTCAGTAGCACTTGCCTGGTCATTTGTGAATGAAGACTTTTTCAAATGGAAACCAATGAGCACCGGAAAACTACGTGCCTCGTGGGGTAAAAATGGTAATCGCCAGCTTGAAAATCCATATATATCAATAGCCAATCTTGTGACAGACAAAAAACAAGGATATTTGGATGCTTCCGGTAATTTGGTCAACATGAACTATTTACGTATCGATCGTATGGCTAATCCAAATCTGCAGTGGGAAAAGACAGAGGCATGGAACTTCGGATTGGATTATGGTTTCCTAAATGATCGCATCTCTGGTAACCTTGAGTATTATACAATGACTACGCACGATATGATAATGACTCAGCGTCTGCCCGGATTTACAGGATTTACAGGTATAGGTACCAATCTGGGTGAGGTGCAGAACAGAGGTGTGGAGTTTGCTGTAAACTCTCTTAACATGAAGAATGACAATTTTGAATGGAGAACAACCTTTGGCTTTTCTTATAACAAGAATGAAATCAAGCATCTCTATTATCAATATGAAGATGTCCTTGATGCTTCAGGAAAAGTTGTAGGGACAAAAGAAATGGACGATAAAACAAACGGTTGGTTTATCGGGCAGGCTATCGGTACAATCTGGGATTATAAAGTAACTGGAATCTGGCAGGCAAATGAAGTTGAAGAAGCAGCCAGATATGGACAGAAACCCGGCGACCCTAAAGTGGAAAATTCTTATACTGCCGATGATAAAGTAAATGCCGATGGCTCTATTACACCGGTATATAATGATAATGATAAACAATTCTTAGGAAAAACATCTCCTCCTATTCATTGGTCAATCCGTAATGATTTTACTTTATGGAAGAACCTGAGCCTGTCATTCAGCATATATTCTTATATGGGGCATAAGTCGCTTGAAACATATTATTTGAATCAGGATAATGCCGGTTCGTTAATCACTAATGGATTGAATACATATGCTAAAGAATACTGGACAATAGATAATCCGACGAATAAATATGGACGCTTAAATGCACAAGGGCCTACAGGTGCGGTTACAGCCGGTAGACTTCACGACCGCTCGTTTATCCGTCTCGAAAATATATCGGTAGGCTATACATTGCCTAAAGCGTGGCTGCAAAGGTTCGACGTGCAGAATGTGAAAATCTTTGGTTCGGTTCGCAATGTAGCCGTATGGAAAAAAGACTGGGAATATGGTGATCCTGAAACAGGAGCCAACAACAATGGAGGTTTGGCATCCCGCATTTATTCGCTTGGTTTAAACTTAACCTTCTAA
- a CDS encoding family 43 glycosylhydrolase, producing the protein MKNIYRSIYSLLLTGLLMLSGLSCFSQQKIEQVIRPGQLWPDDKGVHVNAHGGGILYHNGKYYWFGEHKGGKSNSAFVGVTCYSSDDLYNWKNEGVALPVSEDRNSPIVKGCIIERPKVIYNENTKKFIMYFHLELKGKGYAAANVGIAVSDNATGPYQFIQNSRVNAGKWPLNMTAEQQTSAIKSTDFKDWWTPDWHKAVDDGLFVRRDFAGGQMSRDMTLYVDDDGKAYHIYASEENLTLQIAELTDDYLGYTGKYIRIEPGGHNEAPAVFKKDGLYFMITSGCTGWAPNAARLLTADNIWGPWTLHPNPCVGKDAELTFHSQSTYILPVAGKKDAFIFMGDRWTPKDPIDGRYIWLPILFENGMPVLKWMDEWNLNIFDHINADNTIPKDIQGWDLVWNDEFDKDGKPDANVWSYENGFVRNQELQWYQPDNAVCQNGVLNIQGRREQVKNPAYESGSSDWRRNREYAGYTSSSIKTVGKKEFRYGRFEIRAKIPTATGSWPAIWTLGTSMEWPSNGEIDLMEYYLVGGKPHILANTAWGTDKRYDAKWDSEIIPFTNFTDKDPFWADKFHIWRMDWDEDAIRLYIDDVMVNETLLKDTQNGSIGQNQNPFRQPHYILLNLAIGGNGGTPDDDAFPLTYEIDYVRVYQKSK; encoded by the coding sequence ATGAAAAATATATATAGAAGTATTTATAGTCTTTTACTGACAGGCCTATTAATGCTATCGGGTCTTTCCTGTTTTTCGCAACAAAAGATAGAGCAGGTTATCCGTCCCGGTCAGCTTTGGCCCGATGATAAGGGTGTTCATGTCAACGCACATGGAGGAGGTATTCTCTATCACAATGGAAAGTACTATTGGTTTGGAGAACACAAAGGAGGAAAGTCCAACTCTGCATTTGTTGGTGTCACATGTTACTCATCCGATGACTTGTATAACTGGAAGAATGAGGGCGTAGCTCTGCCTGTTTCGGAGGATCGGAATAGTCCTATCGTAAAAGGCTGCATAATAGAACGTCCCAAAGTTATATATAATGAGAATACTAAAAAGTTTATAATGTATTTTCATCTCGAACTCAAAGGCAAAGGTTATGCCGCTGCCAATGTCGGCATCGCTGTAAGTGATAATGCGACAGGCCCCTACCAATTTATTCAGAATAGTAGAGTGAATGCCGGTAAATGGCCTTTGAATATGACTGCGGAGCAGCAAACTTCAGCAATAAAATCTACCGACTTTAAAGACTGGTGGACACCCGATTGGCATAAAGCTGTGGATGACGGATTATTCGTTCGTCGCGATTTTGCCGGAGGGCAAATGTCCCGTGATATGACTTTATATGTAGATGATGACGGAAAGGCCTATCATATCTATGCATCAGAAGAAAACCTTACTCTTCAGATAGCCGAACTTACAGACGATTACTTAGGTTATACGGGAAAATACATCCGTATAGAACCGGGTGGTCATAACGAAGCCCCGGCTGTGTTCAAGAAAGATGGACTCTATTTTATGATAACATCAGGATGTACAGGCTGGGCGCCGAATGCTGCCCGTTTGCTCACAGCCGATAATATCTGGGGACCATGGACATTGCATCCGAATCCCTGTGTAGGGAAAGATGCGGAACTTACATTCCATTCGCAGAGTACCTATATATTGCCGGTTGCCGGAAAGAAAGACGCCTTTATTTTTATGGGAGACAGATGGACTCCTAAGGACCCTATCGACGGGAGATATATCTGGCTTCCGATACTCTTCGAAAACGGTATGCCTGTATTGAAATGGATGGATGAATGGAACCTGAATATCTTCGATCATATAAATGCAGACAATACTATTCCCAAAGATATACAAGGCTGGGATCTTGTCTGGAACGATGAGTTCGACAAAGATGGTAAGCCTGATGCCAATGTCTGGAGTTACGAAAATGGCTTTGTAAGGAATCAGGAACTGCAATGGTATCAGCCGGACAATGCGGTATGTCAGAACGGAGTGCTCAATATACAGGGTAGGAGAGAGCAAGTAAAGAACCCTGCTTATGAATCGGGAAGTTCCGATTGGAGGAGGAACCGTGAATATGCCGGTTATACTTCATCTTCCATAAAAACGGTAGGGAAAAAAGAATTCCGGTACGGACGTTTCGAAATCAGGGCGAAGATACCCACCGCAACAGGTTCCTGGCCTGCCATCTGGACACTGGGTACTTCTATGGAATGGCCGTCGAACGGAGAAATAGACTTGATGGAATATTATCTGGTAGGAGGCAAGCCTCACATATTGGCCAATACAGCATGGGGAACAGATAAAAGATACGATGCAAAATGGGACTCGGAGATAATACCATTCACCAACTTTACAGATAAAGACCCCTTTTGGGCAGATAAGTTCCATATCTGGCGTATGGACTGGGATGAGGATGCCATCCGTCTGTATATAGACGATGTGATGGTAAACGAAACTTTGCTCAAAGATACTCAGAATGGCTCGATAGGTCAAAATCAGAATCCTTTTAGGCAGCCTCATTATATTTTACTAAATTTGGCTATCGGGGGAAATGGCGGCACACCGGATGATGATGCCTTTCCTTTGACCTATGAAATCGACTATGTACGCGTTTATCAAAAATCCAAATAG
- a CDS encoding RagB/SusD family nutrient uptake outer membrane protein, whose protein sequence is MKKIYKNMKNRLSAIGLVTAMCSSLFLGSCSDDFLEPDPLSFYEPEITFTTESGMQAVLAQADRHLRSYWTSYENRNISVPIGTEYLFSELSVASKTDDSALFSDVANQMTPTSGAGYDAGDWRSYFWDETYNGIKYANTITSFINNVQGLSDATKNAYIGRSYFHRSFRYLSLVFQFGDVPLVTKILSVPKQNYRSTKKEAILDMITKDMEFAVEWVPDQSEMTYKGMVNKGACRMLLIKCYLATGQFQKAKDQADILINSSGYSLMQDNFGSFVDTYSPQTWKVTRNVIWDLHRPENKLAGTNKEVIMGMVNRGATAESMIEFLTMRIFGPSYTSGSDLKTPDGKQAVVNYARNNTNYRANYDYIRSIGRGIATWRLTWFASNGVWKVNGVDDKGDLRHNSTVGNWGRMDSIKYNDPSSTWFGENLMFKHPDTGELLCTDSLRVWFDWPQYKIYLNDVVAEANQGANQFNGASNGGIADWYLYRLAEAYLLRAEAKFYLGDPAGAASDVNEVRKRAKCTELYTTVTIGDIMDERARELYLEEWRNVELKRVSYCLALSGKPDEWGSTYDVNTLYKESGTDLNGGSYWYKRVTRYGMYNQGPRSVRPNTFNYQMDKCNFLWPIPNAAITANNKGELSQNYGYDGYDAATPKWDSWQDAVADEDKTN, encoded by the coding sequence ATGAAAAAGATATATAAGAATATGAAGAACAGATTATCGGCAATAGGGCTGGTAACCGCAATGTGCAGTTCGTTATTTTTAGGCAGTTGTTCCGATGATTTTTTGGAGCCTGATCCACTGTCGTTTTACGAGCCGGAGATTACATTTACAACTGAATCGGGGATGCAGGCAGTATTGGCTCAGGCCGATCGTCACCTTCGTTCCTATTGGACAAGCTACGAGAACAGAAATATATCCGTGCCAATCGGTACAGAATACTTATTTTCAGAACTATCCGTAGCCAGTAAGACTGATGACTCGGCACTATTTTCTGATGTCGCTAATCAGATGACACCTACAAGTGGTGCCGGATACGATGCCGGTGACTGGAGAAGTTACTTTTGGGACGAGACCTATAATGGTATAAAATATGCAAATACCATTACTTCCTTTATCAATAATGTACAGGGATTGAGCGATGCAACCAAAAATGCCTATATCGGCAGATCATACTTCCACCGTTCGTTCCGCTATTTGTCTTTAGTTTTCCAATTTGGCGATGTACCATTGGTAACTAAAATCCTTTCAGTGCCTAAACAGAATTATCGTTCTACAAAGAAAGAAGCAATTCTGGATATGATAACAAAGGATATGGAATTTGCTGTGGAATGGGTGCCTGATCAAAGTGAAATGACATATAAAGGGATGGTAAATAAAGGTGCTTGCCGTATGTTACTTATCAAATGTTATCTGGCTACAGGACAGTTTCAAAAAGCGAAAGACCAGGCAGATATCTTGATTAACAGCTCCGGCTACTCATTGATGCAGGATAATTTCGGTTCTTTTGTAGATACTTATTCTCCTCAAACATGGAAAGTGACCCGTAATGTAATATGGGATCTGCACCGCCCTGAAAATAAGCTTGCCGGTACTAACAAAGAAGTGATAATGGGTATGGTAAATCGTGGCGCAACTGCCGAGTCGATGATCGAATTCCTTACAATGCGTATTTTCGGCCCTAGCTACACGAGTGGATCAGACTTGAAAACGCCTGATGGAAAACAAGCAGTAGTGAATTATGCCCGTAATAATACAAATTACCGAGCTAATTATGATTATATCAGATCTATTGGACGTGGTATTGCCACATGGCGTCTGACTTGGTTTGCTTCCAACGGAGTGTGGAAAGTAAATGGTGTAGATGATAAAGGTGATTTGCGTCATAACAGTACGGTTGGTAACTGGGGAAGAATGGACTCTATTAAATATAATGATCCATCATCTACATGGTTTGGTGAAAATCTTATGTTCAAGCATCCGGATACAGGAGAGTTATTATGTACAGACTCCCTTCGTGTTTGGTTCGACTGGCCTCAATACAAAATTTATTTGAACGATGTAGTGGCAGAAGCCAATCAGGGTGCTAACCAGTTCAATGGTGCAAGTAACGGAGGTATTGCTGACTGGTACTTATACCGCTTGGCAGAAGCATATCTACTTAGAGCAGAAGCGAAGTTCTATCTTGGTGATCCTGCAGGTGCAGCGTCAGATGTAAACGAAGTGAGGAAGAGAGCGAAATGTACCGAATTATACACAACAGTGACTATCGGTGACATTATGGATGAACGCGCTCGTGAGTTATATCTCGAAGAATGGCGCAATGTGGAATTGAAACGTGTTTCGTATTGCCTTGCCCTGAGCGGAAAACCTGATGAGTGGGGTAGTACTTATGATGTAAATACATTATATAAAGAATCCGGTACAGACTTGAATGGTGGTAGTTACTGGTATAAGAGGGTAACTCGATATGGTATGTATAATCAGGGGCCAAGAAGTGTTCGCCCTAATACATTCAATTATCAGATGGACAAATGTAACTTCCTGTGGCCTATCCCGAATGCTGCAATTACAGCGAATAATAAAGGAGAGCTTAGCCAGAACTACGGTTATGATGGTTATGATGCTGCAACTCCTAAATGGGATTCATGGCAGGATGCTGTAGCCGATGAAGATAAAACAAATTAA